ggctggtttacctatGATCCTTTGCTACTAGGATGACAAGGCGGGGTTCACCCGTGGGCAATTTAGACTGGTTTATCTGTGATTCTTCGCTACTGAGATCATAAGGCGTGGTTCACCCATCATTGGGCAGTGATTGCTGGTTTCCCCTGTcaccaaaaaaaagaaggatTGTACTATTATGTAGTTTGTTATCCCATGTTGAAGACAAATTCATAGAAATTATGGTTTGGACAATCTCCAGCAAATGTATGAGAATGCACTGGTTAGAAAGACTAATGCTGGGGTGGTAGTCATAAACTCATAATAGACAATGAGGGAAACTGAAATCTACCcaattgatattgatattacaGTATGACACACAATATACTAGCGTTTTTTTAGCAACTGATAGAGTTTAATACAATATTAGGGAATTCAGTGTGGTAGTTGGAGGGACTATCATGAAGATTTTGTTACTGCCTAAGTGCCTAGGGTTATATATATGCTTACACATTTTACAGCCCTTGAAAAGTATACcgtttttaatttcatattgtGCTTCATGTTGCATTGGTTTTGCATGTTTTGAACTATGTTGGCCTGATTAATTGGTTTGTATGGTTTAAATTCTCAGCTTGTTTTTGTTGCCCAACCATTTTGGAAGTTCCCAAGCCACCGGAGGGGACCTGTCTTCAAGTTTCCATATTTTGGAGACTAAATCTTGTGATAATAGCAGCGTAACAGTCAGTACTCCCCCGACACCAAGAAATGCCCTTCAGGCATTCAGGCTTCTCAGTGAAAGTGCTGCTGCTCAGGTTGTTAACTTCTCTCTCGTGTATATGATGCATTTAATGTTTCGTGCTTTGGTTGGAActttatcatatattttacgAATGAAAATGGTTCGATATGTATGTCATTGtcgatatgtgtgtgaatataataACTGCTGCTTATATTCTATTTGTTGGATTGAGatgttgaatacttgaatgTCGGTAGAAAAGCATGTTTCTCAAAGGCCCTCGTTTTTCTCTCCAGAGTGTCGTTGCTTCGATTGCTTCTGATCCAAAGGTCTTTGCTGCGGTGTTGGAAAATCCTGAACTAATGCAATTCATCGAAGCACACAAATCTAGTAAGCCCCGATCACTTCCCTTAATTCTTAATGGATTTTCAGTCTGTCTGGTATTTCATTGTCTTCTCGTAACCCCAGGCGCTTCCTCTACCGGGAGCAACGACCTGGACGTGGAGGATTGTGCTTCCGACAATGGTTCATCGTATCTACCACCGCCAAGAAGCACAGATAAGCCTGCATTTCGAACCAGATTTGCAGATTTCTTCACGAAATACCTACCATCACCAAAAAGCAGCAATGATAAGTCTGAATCTCGAAGCAAGGTTGCAGGTTTCTACAATAAAACGAAAGCAGCGGTGACTGATATGATGAGCAGCTTGGCTGATTACTTCCAGAGTATATTTGGAGGGGACGAGGTTTATGTAAACGAAGATGGAAGTGCCAAAATAGGCGCGGTGGAGAAAACGCTTGGAACTTCATTCCTAGGATTGGCAATCATGGTGATCATGGTGTTCGTGTTGAAACAAGTTTAATGTCTGCATCATACAAAAGAATTTGCCGAAACTATGTTCTTTACATTGATACTATCTTAACTGctacaaaaatcataattggagtcaaatatataatactataaGAGTCATTTATATTTCAGTATGCCTTCTTGTGATTTGATGTTCATGTTAGTGCCATTTGGTTTATGTCTAATGTCTAAAATATAATCCTTGTCTTTCTATACATATAGAAAGAGATTCAAATTTAAGTATCATGCCAAGCATCATCTTTAAAAAGATTCAAATTTAGACACAAGATAATTATGACAATTATGAATGTCATATTAATATTGGCAATTATCCATTTTTGACCCGGCAACGAATGAACCGTTACTGATCCTTGTCTACCAGAGAGACAAGGCGACCAGTGCCCAGCTAGTCTCTTTCCGCATTCTCTAGGCTAGTCTCTTTTCGCATTCTCATGATTCTCGACGAATGATCGTTCTCTAATAGATGGCGACGACTGAACCGTTACGAagtctctttttcatttttcaacttaATCTCATCCGTTGTGGCGGAACACGCCACTTCATTTCAAACGCCCAAAGAAGTCTATGGCGTAAAACAAGACTTAAGTCCCACTCACCATAAAAGAGTGATAAAAAGTGGGCAGAGCAATGATCGTAAATGTGAAATGAAAGCATTTTTCGCGTCGTAGGCCGACGAACAGGCAAATTGAGCCCGTGGATACGGCCCGTATTCAATATTTTGAAGGATTTGAGGTTCTCAAACCGGATCCAGGCGATAGCCATGAGCTCTTCTCTAGGCTAGTCTCTTTTCGCATTCTCATGGTTCTCGATGACGGATCGTCCTCTAATAGATGCCGACGACTGAACCGTTACTGATGTTCTCTAATAGATGGCGACGACTGATCGTTCTCTAATAGATGGCGACAACTGAACCGTTACTGATCATTGATGGCGACGGGACAATTTCTGACTACGGGACAATTTCGGTCATCGGAGATGGATAAAATTGATCAATATAATATGATGgatttgacactttttcttaatttatttatttgtaaaatttCCCACTCATACAAATTCCataaatacggagtacaatAATTGGCCCAACCAAGTTCAAAAATCTAATTTAACCCCTAGTATTAGCTACGGAGTATAAATAGGTCGCCGCCTCTAGAATTCTCGCCTGAACCCTGGTGGTCAGAGGAGCTTAAACCCCAAAATGGCGTTGAGAGCGGCGGCGACAACAGCGGCAGCTCCGCGAGCCCTCAGAGCTTTATTCTCGACGTTCTCTTCAAGTTTCCCCTTCAATCCACCGCAGGCTCAAGTTCAGAAGCCGCCTCCAGCTGAGCCATCCACCAATCTTTTCGTTTCTGGTACGCCTCACTATTTCCCTCGTATTCTTCTCatctattttattaatattaatcgtACTATTTATCCTGTATGTAtcgatttgaatttgaatttgattgaGTTAAGAATATATAAGAcgaaatttaataatttatgcgCATATATGCTTAACGTAGATAGAATCGTCGGAAGTCCATATTTATTCGCGTATATTTAGGCATATTTTAGAAAAATGGATTAAGTATTGTATTTCTGCACATCAATTTTGATTTGCTCGGATTTTGTTCTTACTAGGCCAATTTACTAAGACTCTGAGAGCTTATAGTGTTAAGCAATTACCTTAAGGAGATTTGTAACTGTTAGAGAGTGAATTCATCTCTTTAGATATAAGATGGAGTTATTAGGTAGTCGTGTAGATATGTATGCTCTACTTTGCAAAGGATTTGCATTTTGATATTGATATTTCCTTTTTCCATGGTTTGAAGCTAGAACAGAATTAGAAATTTTGCAAATGCTAGGGTACTGCTAAAATGTTATGCAGTTTGTAAGTTTTCTCCTGCTAAAATTATGAGCTTCTTGTACTGCTAAAAAGTTAATGAAAATTGCAGCTCTATTTTGTCTCACATAGGTTGTGAAGCCATAAATCTTCTCTGGATTGCTGCTGGTTCCCATTTCGATCTCACAAGAGGGCTTAGTTAACTTTTTATCTTGTCTTACTTTCAGGTCTAAGCAAGCGAACAACATCAGATGGGCTTAAAAAGGCCTTTGAGCAGTACGGTGAAGTTGTCCATGGTCTGTTCCAAATCCAGACTTTGAACCTCTAAGAACTGCATCCCAATGAGACACTATTAATGCTTGTTTATTGTTTTTGGTTGCAGCAAAAGTAGTGACTGATCGAGTGTCTGGTTTTTCAAAGGGTTTTGGTTTTGTTAGATATTCATCATTGGAAGGGGCAGAAGCTGGTATCAAAGGCATGGATGGCCAGGTGAGTTGAGATGGATATACCATGCATTCTGCTATTTAGTGCCTTAAATAGTTTGGGGGTCTACTGATGCTGCAGACCCTGGATATGCACAGAAGATAACTGTCATATCCACCACTCTTTTTGTAGCTTAAGCGGTGTTGACCTTGTGCTTCAAAAAGAGAGGTCAAGGCCTGAAATCCCTACTCTGTCTATATAATGTTTGAAAAAGTAAAGCAAAAAGGATAACATCCAAGAAGGCAACAATTCCTTTTCATTGGTGAATTTTTCCTACTACTGTCTACTCCAAATAggcaaataatatatatacatgtatatattatggTTTTCAAAGGGAACTTGGGCCAGgtaattagtaaatatattatgtttatGGGGAAGAAGGGAAGGGGGTATGGTTATAGAATGTTTGACCTCAACAGATATACGTTAATGCTTCTGGCTTGGCAATGAATAATGCAAAGTTAAAGTTGTTCTATAGATATGGATTGCGTTCATCTTCTATATTTCTCCCTTTTTCAATTCCTAATGAAAAACTCCACGTTAAATTTGCATTACTTGTGTGGATTATCTTGACTTGATGCACTGAACATAAATTATTGACGTGCCTTAAATGGCCGGCAGCTTGCTCAACTACATTATATTTCTGGTCATTAAGCTACTTTTGTCACCTGTTTTTGATACTTGATTTGTATCTTAACAACTCCGAGCTTAATTGGTTCGTGCTGTTCCTGCTTTGTAGTTTCTTGATGGATGGGTAATTTTTGCGGAGTATGCAAGACCGAGAGAACAGCCTCCCCCACTGAACAACAACTATGGACCTTCAAATGGCAATTTCAACAGACCTCCATTTGGCAGCCAATAGATCCATAGACACACCTCAAGTATGAAAGAAGGTTTCCATAGATTAATGTCATCTTTTTTGGTTATGGAAACTTCCCATTCATCAACTAATACTCTACTCTTATACTTTTTGTTCCCTACTCTCAAAGACCAAAATCGAATGTTATTGTTTTCATTGAACTCTTAAATTTATAAGATTTATGTACAAGACAGTTCCATTTAATCCATTGTTCCTTCTTATTTGGTATGTTTTCCCTGTTTTCTCCTATGTTTACTAGGGGGGACCTTATGACAAATTCCCATACATCTCTAAACTATTACTTTAATGTTTCATTGTTTAGTTTTAgagaattaaaacaaaattataggaGTAATGATGTTGTAATGTTCATTTGGTTAATGCGTATGCTATTTCATTTCTTGCTTATTTTGTATGTATTTTGCATGTAGGCGAATAAAGACAGAAAAAGAGTAATTTTAtatgaattttcattttctattcttatttattactccatctgtcccattttacctgtcctatttactatttattggtcaaatcaactctttcttttttacttattttctttggtaattttttattatttttaaatttaattttttgtgtttaatagtacttttaatgtagtttctaaatatataaattttatatattaatgctaaacttaatattatgaaaaattggattaaaaattatttcagtcaagcatcgttaaacgaatcagacaaccattttgggacggaggtagtacttTTTATGGTGTGTCATATATGTGAAGGCttgaatgaatatttattaaatgaaaaGTAACCGCCTTTAAATAGAGCTGTACCGCAGGAAAACAAACTTACAATA
This portion of the Ipomoea triloba cultivar NCNSP0323 chromosome 5, ASM357664v1 genome encodes:
- the LOC116019335 gene encoding organelle RRM domain-containing protein 2, mitochondrial — translated: MALRAAATTAAAPRALRALFSTFSSSFPFNPPQAQVQKPPPAEPSTNLFVSGLSKRTTSDGLKKAFEQYGEVVHAKVVTDRVSGFSKGFGFVRYSSLEGAEAGIKGMDGQFLDGWVIFAEYARPREQPPPLNNNYGPSNGNFNRPPFGSQ
- the LOC116018799 gene encoding uncharacterized protein LOC116018799, coding for MGGGGVMRAAAAAKVVGITAANGGFRGFALDHPVSAAVRPVAASAISSACDDVRGVRSATDIPAAAEGISVPKPILEFDDWGFSDEEESPPARLVFGSAPTLQEAKDATSDLKEAIDNLFLLPNHFGSSQATGGDLSSSFHILETKSCDNSSVTVSTPPTPRNALQAFRLLSESAAAQSVVASIASDPKVFAAVLENPELMQFIEAHKSSASSTGSNDLDVEDCASDNGSSYLPPPRSTDKPAFRTRFADFFTKYLPSPKSSNDKSESRSKVAGFYNKTKAAVTDMMSSLADYFQSIFGGDEVYVNEDGSAKIGAVEKTLGTSFLGLAIMVIMVFVLKQV